Below is a window of Desulfovibrionales bacterium DNA.
CCCAGTACGTCCAGAATGTCCTTCAACGTGGTGATCGACGGAGAGGTAAGGTCACGTTCTAATTGTGATATATATCCTTTAGTCAGGTAAGCGCGATTGGCCAGTTCCTCCAGAGTAAGATTGTTGGCCAAGCGTAGCCGCCTTAACTTTTCGCCTATTTTTAGACTCATACCCCCGGCATATTTGGTTTAATAAAAGTAAACTTAAAGTTTAATGCCATTTAATATTTCGGGGCTTTATAATATTCATTTGAGTCTTTGTCAAGAAAAAATATTTTACAGTTTTTTCGGGTTCAGGCGGGGCGGCTACCCCGATATATAACTATTTGTTTTTATTATCTATATAAGGCATTAAGAGAGAAAGAAATTGACGGTTGCCGGGGGAATGGGTTATAAGTGCCAAACACCCGTCATTATGAACGGGTTTCTTGTATTTTGAAACAGGCGTAGTTATAATTCCGGCTACATCGTATGCGGTAGCAGTGGTAATTGTTATTCGAATAATACAAAGATAGCCGTTCTTAAAAGCTCATGATTTTCCGCCTGGGGCGGATAGAAATTCCGGGACATCAAGTCATTAATAATAGTTAGGTGGGACTTTAGCTTTTGGAAGATAAAGTACTTATCGCCAATCGCGGCGAGATAGCCATTCGTATAATGAACGCCTGCAAAAATCTGGGGCTGGATTACGTAGTAGTCTATACGCGGGAAGACGAAAATTCCCTGCATGTGAAGTTGAATCGTGACAGCCGGAGCAATCGTTGTAATGCCTGGAGGGTGTCCAGTTATTGTGATCCGAACGATATTCTGGCCGTGGCAGATCATACCGGATGCACGGCCATCCATCCGGGCTATGGTTTTTTTGCCGAAGACTACCGGTTTGCCCGCCGGGTTCAAACCAGAGAGCGTAGCCTGACCTTTATCGGGCCAAGCTGGGAGGTTATCAAGGGCTTAGGCAGTAAGATTAATACTAAGGCCATAGCCAATGTCTTGAAGATACCGACTATTCCGGGATCGGACGCCCCTATTTATAACGAGATCGAGGCTGAGGGGCTGGCCGAGGAACTCTTCTATATTCAGGAAGAAAAAGGGATAAAGAATCCGTCCATCCTGGTCAAGGCCTCGGCCGGCGGCGGCGGTATGGGTATTGAGCAGGTGACCCATATCGACCAGTTCCGGCAGGTCTATCGGCGGATAAAGAATTATGCCAAGAGGCAGTTTGGTGACGAAGGGGTGCTGATCGAACAGTGTATTAATGATTACAACCACCTGGAAGTGCAACTGGTTTGCAGCAGACATCGGGAGATGGTACATTTCGGCACCAGAAATTGCACCATCCAAAGCCTGGGGAGGCAGAAGCGTATCGAGGTGTCTCCGGGGTTCGATCTGGAGCATCCTTCCGGTTATCAGTTTAATCCACAACGCATTCTTGACGAAATAATTGATTATTCGCTTAAGCTGGCAGCCCATGTCAAATATGATAACGTGGGCACATGGGAGTGGATTGTGACCAGGGAAGGGCATCCCTATTTACTGGAGGTTAATACCCGGATACAGGTGGAAAACGATGTCTCGGCCAAGACGTCGCGTATTCGCGGCCATGATAGCCCGCCTAATCTCATCGAGGAACAGATCCGTCTGGCCCTCGGTGAACGGCTGGGATATAGACAAAAGGATATATCTTTTACCGGGGTGGCTATTGAGTTTCGCGTCGTGGCCGAGGATACGAAAAGGGGGTTTACTCCCTGGATCGGGACGATTACCGGCCTTGAAATCCCTGCCTATCCCTGGTTAAGTATTTATTCGCATGTGCCGCACCAGGAGGCCTATGATATCCCCAGTGAATATGACCCTAATCTGGCTTTGGCCATTATGTGGGGCGAAAACCTGGCGGAGGCCAAAGAGAGAGGTCGAACTTTCCTGTCGGAGGTCAGAATCGAAGGCCGGAACAGCCGTGAAGAACCGATAATAACCAACCTTGATTATCTCAAAGAAAATATTGATAACCTACTTATCTTTAAAGACTAATGACGCCGGAAATTAATAAACGACTTTCCCAGATTGAACTCAGGGTGCAATATCTCCTGGACATTAAAGAGGGTGCCGAGTGGGGCAATCTGGGCGATTTAATGGAGAAGGTCCGGCGCCTGAAGGAAGAAATCTATGACCGGACCGAAGAGTCCATAGGGGCCGACCTGTCCGACCTGGAAGAGACTATTTCGTTTCTGGAGGATAGGGCGGAAAAATCTCTTACCCCGGATGAGATAGTGCGTATCGTCCGCAACCCCCAGCGCATTACACTGCAAAATATCCTGGAAAATGTCTATGACAGTTACACTGAACTGGGAGGGATGGAGGACTGCAACATCGATCCTTCCATGGTTGTCGCCAAGGCCACTATCTCCAGGCGGGTTAAGGGCCACGTTTATGTCCACCAGGTGATGGTCATCGGCCATGAAAAAGGCCATGGCGAAGAATTTCGCAATGGCGGCTGCACCCGGCCGTGGGGCAATGAAAAGGCCATGCGTTACATGGAAGTGGCGGAGACCGAAGGGATACCCATACATTTTTATGTATTTACTCCGGGCGCTTTTCCCATTGAAGATTATCCCGGCGCCGCCCAGCAGATCGCACGCAACCTTTACGCCCTGGCCAAACTGCGTGTGCCTATAGTATCGCTCATCTCAGAGGGCGGGTCCGGAGGAGCGGAAGCCGTAGGTATGAGCGATATACGTCTTATGCTTTCACACGGCTATTATTCGGTTATTTCACCGGAAGGGGCGGCAGCCATCGAGGGAAAGATCAAAGAAGGGGAAAAGGTTCCCAAGGATTTGCTTACCTTCTGCGCCGAACAACTCTCCATTACGGCCCGGGATAATCTACAGTTGAAAACGATTGATCGTATTGTGCAGGAGCCGGTTTTAGGGGCCAGGCGTGATGACTTTTCTTTTTTGAGACAGCTTCGCTATGAGATGATCCGGGCCACGGATGAGGTCGTTCTTAAGACGAAGAGTTTTCGCACCTTCCGGGCCTACGCCATCAAACAGGAAAAGGCGGCAGAACGCAACTACGAATTTGATATCTACATACGGTGGGAGTTGACGGGGGGGGAAGAGGAGCGTCTTTTACGTTTGCGTTCCTTAAAATACCGTAAGATGGGGCAGGGCTTTTACAATGAGAGTGTAACCTGGCCGGATAAAGTCTTTAAGAAGACGGAAGATGCGGTGCTTAAGGGTTACTATGGCCTCCGTTACGGTCTTATCCGGCATCACCATAAGCAGGTCAAAAAGGTGATCGAAGAGGTCTCCGGAGAGGGTTCTGT
It encodes the following:
- a CDS encoding biotin carboxylase N-terminal domain-containing protein, whose amino-acid sequence is MEDKVLIANRGEIAIRIMNACKNLGLDYVVVYTREDENSLHVKLNRDSRSNRCNAWRVSSYCDPNDILAVADHTGCTAIHPGYGFFAEDYRFARRVQTRERSLTFIGPSWEVIKGLGSKINTKAIANVLKIPTIPGSDAPIYNEIEAEGLAEELFYIQEEKGIKNPSILVKASAGGGGMGIEQVTHIDQFRQVYRRIKNYAKRQFGDEGVLIEQCINDYNHLEVQLVCSRHREMVHFGTRNCTIQSLGRQKRIEVSPGFDLEHPSGYQFNPQRILDEIIDYSLKLAAHVKYDNVGTWEWIVTREGHPYLLEVNTRIQVENDVSAKTSRIRGHDSPPNLIEEQIRLALGERLGYRQKDISFTGVAIEFRVVAEDTKRGFTPWIGTITGLEIPAYPWLSIYSHVPHQEAYDIPSEYDPNLALAIMWGENLAEAKERGRTFLSEVRIEGRNSREEPIITNLDYLKENIDNLLIFKD
- a CDS encoding carboxyl transferase domain-containing protein; translation: MTPEINKRLSQIELRVQYLLDIKEGAEWGNLGDLMEKVRRLKEEIYDRTEESIGADLSDLEETISFLEDRAEKSLTPDEIVRIVRNPQRITLQNILENVYDSYTELGGMEDCNIDPSMVVAKATISRRVKGHVYVHQVMVIGHEKGHGEEFRNGGCTRPWGNEKAMRYMEVAETEGIPIHFYVFTPGAFPIEDYPGAAQQIARNLYALAKLRVPIVSLISEGGSGGAEAVGMSDIRLMLSHGYYSVISPEGAAAIEGKIKEGEKVPKDLLTFCAEQLSITARDNLQLKTIDRIVQEPVLGARRDDFSFLRQLRYEMIRATDEVVLKTKSFRTFRAYAIKQEKAAERNYEFDIYIRWELTGGEEERLLRLRSLKYRKMGQGFYNESVTWPDKVFKKTEDAVLKGYYGLRYGLIRHHHKQVKKVIEEVSGEGSVFIRKISSPLISAYDFVANSAAKKQLRIMAASPTAPGAEEVTEDWGDTYVSPLANEDRTVSCPNAREYGCLDLWVPDLYGEFCGVCQNCGHHFPLEYQWYLQNLFDRGSIHEFNGHIGSINAIGYQGFENKIRRDVIKTGRTSAMITSHARVEGISLIVAMLFNDFRNGTVGAAEGDKFVRACEKARIMRRPFLAYVHATGGIRIQEGTVGVVQMPKCTMAVREYIDSGGLYVVVYDNNSYAGPVASFLGCSPYQFAIRSSKIGFAGPRVIRETTGEDIPPDYHSAQKALARGHIQGIWDRREFRYNLYKCLLTMGGSNLYYR